The following coding sequences lie in one Rutidosis leptorrhynchoides isolate AG116_Rl617_1_P2 chromosome 4, CSIRO_AGI_Rlap_v1, whole genome shotgun sequence genomic window:
- the LOC139844949 gene encoding uncharacterized protein has translation MGRLPDQPPQSSDQPPSPPPPPQGYPNHHNNPLSPPPPPQEDALMTKNDHNTMPRSYIPESMPPPETYPPQKPTTYPPKQSEAYPPQQPNPVQFPPQQQPNPVQFPPQQQRVQYPPNQQQAPYNVPPPQYNYVYTNNAQAGQPQGVNFVSQAGYQTTNMGPQSGVPIGNQYIAQTQEWKTGLFDCADDMENAIITVCFPCITFGQIAEILDNGQTSCATSGLLYGLIAALIGIPCIMSCSYRTKMRSRYGLMETPAPDWVTHCFCEWCALCQVYRELKNRGLDPSIGWQGNMVKNQQMQQYPMTTPPMNQQMM, from the exons ATGGGTCGTTTGCCTGATCAACCTCCCCAATCCTCCGatcaaccaccatcaccaccaccaccaccacaaggcTACCCAAACCACCATAACAACCCATTATCACCACCACCGCCGCCACAAGAGGATGCTCTTATGACCAAAAATGATCATAACACAATGCCTCGCTCGTACATTCCTGAAAGTATGCCACCACCTGAAACTTACCCGCCTCAAAAACCAACAACTTATCCACCTAAGCAGTCGGAGGCGTACCCACCTCAGCAGCCAAACCCCGTGCAGTTTCCACCTCAGCAGCAGCCCAATCCAGTGCAGTTTCCACCTCAGCAACAGCGGGTTCAGTATCCACCAAATCAGCAGCAGGCACCATACAATGTTCCACCTCCTCAATACAACTATGTGTATACTAATAATGCTCAGGCAGGTCAGCCACAAGGAGTGAACTTTGTAAGTCAGGCTGGGTATCAGACGACGAATATGGGCCCACAAAGTGGAGTTCCAATTGGAAATCAATACATTGCTCAAACTCAGGAATGGAAGACTGGTCTTTTTGACTGTGCTGATGACATGGAAAATG CAATCATAACAGTATGTTTCCCATGCATCACTTTCGGACAGATTGCTGAGATCCTTGACAACGGCCAAACTT CTTGCGCGACGAGTGGACTTCTATATGGTTTAATTGCTGCACTTATCGGGATTCCATGCATAATGTCATGCTCGTATAGGACTAAGATGAGGAGCCGATATGGCTTAATGGAGACTCCGGCACCAGACTGGGTGACACACTGCTTTTGCGAGTGGTGTGCACTTTGTCAAGTATACAGAGAACTTAAGAATCGAGGCCTGGACCCTTCTATAG GATGGCAAGGAAACATGGTGAAAAACCAACAGATGCAACAGTATCCGATGACGACACCCCCCATGAACCAACAAATGATGTGA